A stretch of DNA from Dioscorea cayenensis subsp. rotundata cultivar TDr96_F1 chromosome 4, TDr96_F1_v2_PseudoChromosome.rev07_lg8_w22 25.fasta, whole genome shotgun sequence:
TCTTCGCATATGCAAATTAGAGAAACTTAAAATCAGTTTggtctattttgtatttttttcgtGTTCATCATTATTATGAAACACCAATATGCCATTTCGTTCGATCTTTGAGGTTATTTATTACAGTATTGGTCTTGGGCTTTTGTCTTTTTGTATTTAGATGCGTTTTAGGCCTATGGACGGTATGGTATATTGTTGCTTCTATCAGATTGATTCTCACAAGGTATTGCCAAAGGTGGCAGCATATTTTTATAGTCAGAAGATAATGTTATACTTAAAGGAATCTGTAAATGTGTTAACTTCTCTGTCAGTCATGTTTTTGGACgttcattttttctttctgtGGTACTTAAATCTCAAATTGTATTTATTGCTTTCTCATGGTTTTGTACAAATTTTCAGTAACTCTCAAACGCTCCAGCAGTTGGCCCTTTGATGAGAAGTTTCTTATACAAGCCCTTTACAAGGTACTTTCACTTCCTCTTTTCAGTTGCTTTTACTTGTTTTGGATTTGACATTGGCACACCTTGTCTTCATATAAAGTAGGTTGGCATACTTCAGATAATGAAAACTTTACATAAATCTTCTGGTTTTTCGAAGCAGTTGGTGGtcgtcatttatttatttttttaaattaatggatCTCATTGATGTTGTTTATCGGTCAGTTAACTGTATTTCTTATTGTTACTTCGTCCAGGTTCTGCTCTGCTTTTCCAAAAGCAACCCGATTATTCTTTACATTAGGGATGTTGAGAGTTTCTTGTTAAGATCAGAAAGGATATATTCCCTCTTCCAGAAAATGTTGAGAAAACTAACCGGATCAGTTCTGATACTTGGTTCAAGAATGTTGGAATCTGGAAGCGATTATAGGGATGTAGATGAGAAACTCGCCCTTTTATTCCCTTATAACATTCATATTAAGCCTCCAGAGGATGAAACTAATATGGTCAGCTGGAGATCTCAACTGGAGGAAGACATGAAAATGATTCAGTTTCAAGACAATAGAAACCATATTACTGAAGTTCTCACTGCTAATGACATTGAGTGTGATGATTTGGGGACAATCTGCCTAGCAGATACGGTGGTCCTTAGTAATTACATTGAAGAAATTGTGATGTCAGCTGTTTCTTATCACTTGATGAATAACAAAGATCCTGAATACCGAAATGGGAAGCTTGTAATTTCTTCAAATAGGTCAGATGATCTAGAATTTTCTAATGTAGGCTTAAATTTATGTATGCCTCTGATTGATTTTTAATGTAACAGTTTGTCTCATGGTTTGGGCATATTCCAAGAAAGTAATTTTGGTGGCAAGGACACTCTAAAACTTGAGGCAAATGAATCAGCAAAGGTCTGTTTTGTCTCTTTGGTGGACTTTATTTGGATCACTTGGTCTTTTACtgaaagaaatatattttgttcGACTCTTCTTCTTTCATAGGAAGGTGTGAATGAGGATGTTTCAGCCACAAAACTTGAGATCAGTGCTGAGGGAGGAGCTCCTGAAAACCGAATTGATCCGGAAAAATCAGGACCAACAGTGACGAAGGATGGTGATAATGCATCTTCTCCATCAAAACCAGTGAGTTTGCCTGCATTTTctggtctttttttttcttgtataagATATGGCATATCCAGGGGAAAATTACTGTATCCATGCAAGGATACAGACATTCTGTTTAGTTATGCATGGCATGATAACTTTTTCAATTAACTTCATTGGAAGTGGAAGAGGGtattgatttctttattttaattttcatttaattttcagTCTCAATATTCTATCTTTTTGGATTGcttatcattttctttatctttttaaacttcatgattttattttttcctttcttttccattctttcttttctttcttttatttatttcttttcttttctttttttttttaaaattgattcttATCTCTCTAACATGATTTTAAGCTTTAgtgatttttatgaatattcATGATTTTAAGACAAGGTTTTGATAATTCTTATCTTACGTGTTTAATGAATCATGAAGGTTGTTCCTTCACTTGTGTATTGCAaatgataattatatgaattataataatGCACATGACTGGCTTAAATAATGATCAAGCACTTTAGGGAAATAATGATCTCTACATATACCCAGAGACTAACTAGTCAAGCACAATCGGTTGTGAAGTGCCATTGagaaatgtagatgttttctacttgtttctttttattgagtAAGCTTCTTTGTAATGTTTTTCTTTGTCATCTCAGTATAATTGTAATTTGTCTGTGTTTTTACAAGAATTCAGTATGGAAATAAGTTAATAGGCTGAAATCTGTTTGACTTTTCCAGTATATTTGATTTAGTCGGTTATTGCTATTTGCTACTTGAACAGAAATTCTGAGACTGGGATTCTTGTGTTTTCAGGAAGTTCCTCCAGACAATGAATTCGAAAAGCGGATACGCCCAGAAGTTATCCCAGCTAGTGAAATTGGAGTCACATTTGAGGATATAGGTGCCTTGGATGATATTAAAGAATCACTTCAGGAATTGGTAATGCTTCCTCTCCGAAGGCCAGACCTCTTTAAAGGTGGTCTGTTAAAACCTTGCAGAGGAATTCTACTCTTTGGACCACCTGGAACTGGCAAGACCATGCTGGCAAAGGCTATTGCCAATGAAGCTGGAGCAAGTTTCATTAATGTTTCAATGTCCACAATCACATCAAAATGGTTTGGGGAGGATGAGAAGAATGTCCGGGCATTGTTTACACTAGCTGCTAAAGTATCGCCTACCATCATTTTTGTGGATGAAGTTGATAGCATGCTCGGACAGCGAACTAGGGTTGGAGAGCATGAGGCCATGAGGAAGATCAAGAATGAGTTCATGACTCATTGGGATGGGCTCCTAACCAAAACCTGGGGAGAGGATCCTTGTTCTTGCTGCAACCAACAGACCATTTGATCTTGATGAAGCAATCATCCGAAGGTTTGAGCGCAGGTTTGTTCGGTTCTTTTGTGCACCATCCTACCACAGGAAGATGATTTGTTCATTACAAATTATTTACTGGCTCTCACATTTTTGTTGGACAGGATCATGGTGGGCCTTCCATCCGTAGAAAACAGGGAATTAATACTAAAGACACTTCTATCAAAAGAAAAGGTTGATGAAGGGCTGGATTATAGGGAGCTTGCAACAATGACAGAAGGATACAGTGGTAGTGATCTCAAGGTTGGTCTGCTTCTTGTGTCATACTCCaacataatttaatatagttaatGGTCAGTAACATGGGATAAATCATTGGTGACAGAACCTGTGCACAACTGCAGCATATCGTCCTGTCAGGGAGCTAATCCAGAGAGAAAAAATCAAGGAATTGGTAAGAATTTTGTTTACTCTCATATCTGAATTCCATCGAAGCTCCTTATTTTGTGCTAATActaaaattcttttctttcttctgtgTGAGTATCACTTAAGAGTCGTAACTCATGGAATCCCTGATTCATGCTCGTATCTTACTTAACATTGTTAAATTGTGATTATTTATAATCTCAggagaggaaaaagaaaggtgATGGGGCAGAATTCAGTGGAGGCTTCAGAAACAAAGGATACAGATGGAGAGCCAGTAACTTCAGAAATTAAGGACAAAGATGGAGAACAAACGATAATCCTCAGGCCATTGAACATGGATGATATGAGGCAAGCGAAAAATCAGGTCAGTGTAGCCTTTAGgctataatatttatatatatatatacataggcGATGGAATTCAGTTAGTGAGAAAGGCGTTCATTATAGTTAATGTATATGAACTAATCTTTGGTTAAAACTTGAAAGTAATTCTACTGTAATACCTCTTATACCTCTTATATCCTTTTGGCCGAAGTCCCATTAAAAAACCAGTGAGCAAGTGCaattaggggtggcaaaaattcgggtccggacaaaaccgggtccggacaactactaatataaatagaaataaactgTCTCGGGACTAccggttttaaatccggacGAAACTTGAtatgtccaaacccggtttatttttaaaacccgGGTTGTCTGGACGTCCAAATTTTTCCGAATtctataagttatttttaagctttgccaaatattaaattatacaaaaataacttaattcacattaaatgtaaaaacattaataatccaaaactcaactcaaattatagaaaaatctaagtcttaatagaaaaaaacaatagatgttTAAAGCTTTTTGAAGAATGGGACTTAAAACAAATGGGCTAGCTGTGGGCTTAAAGCTTTTAGGGTTAAAAGGTGCCACGCTATGTCCGAATTTTTATGTCTGGACTCGctcggatttaaatccggacaactgAGTCCATGTCCGGACCCTGGCCCGCGATTTCTGAAAACCTTACGTCtaaaaccctttttattccgggccggacaaaaccgggctggcgggtccggacagattattgccacccctaagTGCAATCATGTCCAGTCTTCTGAACTtatacacaaaacaaaaccaaaactttATCATGCTTGAAGCAAATGTCAGACTGCATTAATAATTTTATCCTGATATCACACAACAATATAATGTGATCTGAATGTTGCAATGCAATGCAGGTTGCTGCAAGTTTTGCGTCAGAGGGATCCATAATGGGTGAGCTCAAGCAATGGAATGATCTCTACGGCGAAGGCGGCTCCAGAAAGAAGCAGCAGTTGACTTATTTCCTTTAAGCACAATGAGCACACGATGGATAAGATATCCCACCTGAAATAACGAATCTTCCTGACTTAAAAATGCGAAGAAAGATCAGCTGGGATGAACCTtgaagttcatatatatatatatatattcattcagTTTGTGTAGGGTTTATACAAATAGGATGCTATTTTATTGTGCCTGTATTTTGCAATTAGAGCTAGATTTTAAGTTTAAATGGAATGTTATATTCTTTTTAAGTGCTATCATGTATTTGATGTGCATGTGCCATATATGTTATGCTTGTTTTGTATTTGTCCAGGACAAATGATATTAAATTAGTAgaaagttataattattttttataataacttctctctctctctctctctgtttttcTTCAGATATGTTCACTAGATTCATCACTGTATTATCAGGCTAGGTAGTGTTCGTATTTCATAGccatatctttatttaaaaataatgttatttattttgttaagggttttatctttaaaacttaaaaagtaTAGGTTTGTTATTGATCTTTGCATAAACTTTGTATTATGAGTCACTTCCTGATTTATTTGAATGGGAGGACTTACCACTAAAGTTTCACGGACACAACTCTCCCTGAGGAAGTTTGTATCAAGAACCATGGTAcactaaaataagaaaactgATTAAACACTAATCTGAGAGCAAATGACAGTAGCTAACCACTGCATTTTTAAagcaaagaacaaaaaaacacataagcTTTAAAAATAGAGCGTGTGTGGGTATTTTTTCAGCACAGCTGGATTTTCCAAaagtcatttttgtttttcaatttaattttccaTTGTGAGTTTTATGCACACATAACATAgtaaattaaatagaaaaatatttttaataagcatcattaaaacaaattaaacattcaaacattttttattttagaaaaataaaaaaaacttataacctgttcattaaaattaatgatggatatttcattttatatcaaatatttaacagagaaaaaaaaaagggaaatatagcCGAATTTTGAAACGCCGAGAAAACATGAGAGAAACCTCTCCGGCGTTGTACGAATCGGCAAAAATCCATATGCGAAGGAGAAAAACCATTAAAAGTGTTAGAGAGGTCTCAACGCGCTGGAGATCAAAAAACCCTCTCTGCTGGGACCTTCGCCATTTTCCATTCTGGAgttcttttcttaaaattatatcAAAAGACGCATTAAACGACCCAACTCGAATCAACCTTTTGGCCGTTaggatttataaaaaaaaatacatcttttGATCAATCTCCGAAGGCAAACTTGGATGAAATCGCACAGGAGTTCATAGCGATTTCTCCATAGGTCCttcgttctttttttttttttttctaaataaaaacacaaaagataatgaatgaatgaatgaatgatgcTCAGTGAATACGAACCATATAAAGAAGGATTCTCATGTCGCTGTGAGCGATCTAAGAAGAACTCATGAATTCTCTTCATCGCATCAATGAAGGTAGGATGGAGGAAAATGAAATCTAAAAAGGATTCAAAATTGGGGGATAATAAAAGGAGGCCGCCGACGTCGAAACATGAGAAGCACTAATAGTGTTTTTCTAGGGTTTCCTCTGTCGAAGTTTTTATAGTAAGATGCGGCAAAGCATAACGGGGATCGTTTGCAGTTTTACAGTAAACCCCCtgactatttttgaaatttcatatctattttttttttttttataattacagtACAAATCCCTATACTTGTGTACTTTCTgtctttttagtccttctaatatttttcgaGTTAGATCGTTCTAGTCcaagataatatttttatgtataattaaatTCTTACAATTTATATTTGCCTATCTACACCGCAGACTAGAATGACCAATTTGATTAAATATGATGActtaattatacttaaaaatattataaagactaaaaaaagtataaaagtaaaaaaaaaacttgtacatcaattaaactttttttttttaattcaaacccTGAACCTCATCAAGGAAAAATGGcagaatattaatatatatattagaaaagttTTTCTAGAGGCAAATATTCACTGTATATACAACATAAAATCAGGATGAGGTACAAGAATTTCAATCATTCCACCGACTCTAAAGATTTCAAATCTTAAGGACCATTTGAAAAGTTGACAGACCCGAAGGACTATAGACAAAAATGGCGacttttaacatttttatttaaaaattcttcaaaattttgaGAGCTATATATTATATGGTTGAGTGCCAATTACAGGAATTTGATCACAATCACATAATATAGCCCAAGACACTATTAAAATCATCCCTTCATTTTAAACTTCATTCACTCGTAAATAACCATTAACCACAAATTGGCTACACTTTCTAAGTTCAAACCCATAATTTTGAAGGCCCTGTTCCCAGTTCAAACAAAGACTACCAACTCTTTTCACAAAGGGAACTATCACACTTTCACAGCCATGATGACAATTATTCACAAAGTTCAGTAATTTATGAGACATTTAACTTTGCATGGAGAAACAACTAACGCGaattaaataaccaaattaaGTCATAACATAGACAGCAGAACATGACAGAGTGTTCCAATATGAgaatccaaaaaaattttacttcagTTGCTCATCATTTTAGAAAAGAGTGTGAGTTCATTTCTGCTATTAAGTAAAACATCAGCCAAAAAGAgccaagagaagaaagaaaaaaagttgtAAAACTGAGCACAACAAATCACCTTTGCTATGTAGTATATACTAGGAACAGACATATCATATGCACATAATGATCACTTGAATCACATATATTATTAGCAtatgcattaaataaaaaaataacagaataATTTCAACCATTTGAACAACCTACTGCATACAGTAATTAACTTTCTCCAGCTTAAAGAGAGAAATTATCTGcttgaataaaagaatgaatataTGTCAGTGAGTTTCAACAACTTGAACATTTTCTTGCAGGATCATGCATGTTCACAAATATCTTCATTCAAGTCATATATCAGAAATCTAATGAGAGTACCTtctttgcaaaagaaaacaatgaaactgGTTGTATTATTTATCTTCACCTGGCCAATAGAACTCTTGCAATTGATTCAAGCCAGATCAGTATGCAAAGAACACAATATGCGGAAAAACATTTGAACAGAAACCATCTATTGTGGCATTCATCTGAAAGAAAGATTCTATAAAATCATATTGGCAAGCCAGCAGACAATTTAAATATGCATCATTGGACCTAGCACTCACAACAATATGAAAGCAAGTATGACATACCAAATACAAATGGGAGAAAACACACACCAATCACTTGAAATATCAGTTGTTCAAATAGAAAGCTGATTCAGATCATAAAATTCAGAATCGCTTCTATGAAACATAGTGAAGTTATCTGTACTCAGACCAAACACCTTATGCGGAGCTCGAATAATACTCAGAACAACAATGGGTACAGCATTACTTGACAAAATACTTTGAAGCCAAATACACAATGGCACCAATCCTACCTTCCCACTTTAATGCAGCTTCTTAGCCTTCAATTGGGCTACTGGAATCTTGGTTATCACCTTGGCATGGAAGACAGCATAATGCTTCTTGAATTCTGCAGTTGCCTTTTCTGCAAATGAGTCCACTTTATCCTCATACTTCTCATAGAGAAAAGGCACAGTGAACAACACAACAACCACTGCATTTTGAGTAAAAAACAATAACACAAGTTAGTAACATGGAAGCCAATGACAACTTGCAATAAGAGAAACATCAAGCAGCCATTACGAATGTAAAACAAGGTTATGAAACTGCAACAGCTTCCAAGGATTGAGAGAACCCATAAGCCAGCAGCCAcctaacaaaatcaaacaatagctcagcaaaatgaaaataaaggcaCAACACCTAGAAGAAAAGcattgaatatataaaaaagcaGCAATTCACATACAGCAAGAAATTTCTTTAGATCTCGTCCAGCAGCAATCTCCCTAAGAA
This window harbors:
- the LOC120258457 gene encoding LOW QUALITY PROTEIN: uncharacterized protein LOC120258457 (The sequence of the model RefSeq protein was modified relative to this genomic sequence to represent the inferred CDS: deleted 1 base in 1 codon), with the protein product MEQKHLVMSALGVGIGVGVGLGLASGQSRWGSSGAPITAGVTAERIEQELMRLVVDGKESKVTFTEFPYYLSEQTKAVLTSAAYVHLKQADFSKHTRNLSPASRTILLSGPAELYQQMLAKALADYFEAKLLLLDVTDFSLKIQSKYGSASKASFKRSISETTLETMSSLLGSFTFLRQREEPKGSLRRQSSGVDLRSRGLDGNSNLTKLRRNASASTDMGSLTSHCSPSNPVTLKRSSSWPFDEKFLIQALYKVLLCFSKSNPIILYIRDVESFLLRSERIYSLFQKMLRKLTGSVLILGSRMLESGSDYRDVDEKLALLFPYNIHIKPPEDETNMVSWRSQLEEDMKMIQFQDNRNHITEVLTANDIECDDLGTICLADTVVLSNYIEEIVMSAVSYHLMNNKDPEYRNGKLVISSNSLSHGLGIFQESNFGGKDTLKLEANESAKEGVNEDVSATKLEISAEGGAPENRIDPEKSGPTVTKDGDNASSPSKPEVPPDNEFEKRIRPEVIPASEIGVTFEDIGALDDIKESLQELVMLPLRRPDLFKGGLLKPCRGILLFGPPGTGKTMLAKAIANEAGASFINVSMSTITSKWFGEDEKNVRALFTLAAKVSPTIIFVDEVDSMLGQRTRVGEHEAMRKIKNEFMTHWDGLLTKPGERILVLAATNRPFDLDEAIIRRFERRIMVGLPSVENRELILKTLLSKEKVDEGLDYRELATMTEGYSGSDLKNLCTTAAYRPVRELIQREKIKELVMGQNSVEASETKDTDGEPVTSEIKDKDGEQTIILRPLNMDDMRQAKNQVAASFASEGSIMGELKQWNDLYGEGGSRKKQQLTYFL